DNA sequence from the Pseudoglutamicibacter cumminsii genome:
AGCGCCGAGGTTGCCGTTCTGGATGGCTTCGAAGTTCTGGCCGATGATGACCACGAAGATGACGCTCAACCCGATGATCGGACCGAACGGGTAGAGCGGCGCCTTATACGGCAGTTCGGACAAGTCGTGGCCTTGCTTGATGAACGCTCTGCGGAAGCGCAGGTGGCTCCACGAGATGCCTGCCCACACGGTGAAACCACACAGCGCGGAGATGTTGAGTAGCCACGTATATGCCTGGCCTTCGCCCATGAGGTGGGTTGTGAACGCGAACCCGCCGATTGCAGCGGTGGTCAGTAGCGCAGGGACCGGGACGCGGCGCTTGGAGAGCCACGTGAAGATTTTCGGAGCACGGCCAGATTCCGCGAGTGCGTACAGCATGCGGGTAGAGGAGTAGAGGCCCGAGTTACCTGCCGAGAGGATCGCGGTCAGGATCACGGCGTTCATGACACCGGCAGCGAGCGCGATGCCGGCGCGGTCGAACACGAGGGTGAACGGGGAAGCCGTGATGTCTTCGTTGTTCGCGGCCGCGAGCAGGTTCGGGTCGGTGTAGGGGAGCAGGAAGCCGATCACGGCGATCGCTGCGATGTAGAAGATCATGATGCGCCAGAACACGCCGCGGATGGCGCGCGGCATATCGCGGCGTGGGTTTTCGGATTCGCCGGCGGCGACACCCACGAGTTCGGTGCCCTGGAACGAGAAACCCGCGACCATGAACACGGCGATGGTCGACCACGGTCCGCCCACGAACGGTGCTTCGCCTGTGGTCCAGTTATGGAAGCCAGGGGATGGGCCGCCGATCACACCGATGATCATGAGCACGCCGAGCACGAGGAACACGATGACGGTCGCGACTTTGATGAGCGCGAACCAGAATTCGGATTCGCCGAAGGCACGTGCTGAGAGCGCGTTGATGGTGGTCAGCAGTGCTAGGAAGACTGCGGCCCAGATCCAGCCGGGAACATCAGGGAACCAGAACCGCATCACAAGCCCTGCTGCTACGAGTTCTGCCGCGAGTGTGATGGCCCAGTTGAACCAGTAGTTCCAGCCGGTTGCGAACCCGAATGAGGGGGACACGTAGCGGGACGCGTACACCTCGAAGGAGCCGGCTACGGGCAGGTGGGTGGACATCTCGCCGAGTGACTGCATGACCATGAGCACGACGAAGCCGATGAGTGCATAGGCTAGGAGCGCGCCGCCGGGGCCGGCTTGGGAGATGGTTGCGCCGGATGCGAGGAACAGCCCGGTGCCGATCGCGCCGCCGATGGCGATCATGCGCATGTGGCGGGCGTGCAGGCTCCGGTTGAGGTTGTCGGCAGCATCGTTGTGTGCGTGCTCGGTTTTGCTCATGTTCAACCTTTGGATCGTGTTTGGTTTGAGTGAGTGCCTCACTTTATGTCCGTTGAGACTACTCCTTTCTGCAGAGATGTGGGGGATGAAGTCACGAAGTGACACAGGTTTTGAGGCGGTCACGATATAGGATTCTCAGTAAGTTCATAGATATGATTCAGGTGATACATATATCGGTTGCTATGCAGGAGTCTGTCTCCGCAAGTGAAGGGTCAGAGGCTGGACAGCATGGGTGAGGAGTGGGGCATGGCGGACACAGCGATGTCGGGTAAGTGGTTTGCGAAGGCTTCTGTCGCTGCGGTTCTGGCTGCAACGTTGGGACTAACAGGTTGTGGTAGTTCCTCGGAATCGGCGAAGGAAACTAAGCCGGCCGAGTCTTCCAAGCAGTCAGGTGGCACGGATTCGGTTGCGCCGTCGGAATCGCCCAGTTCATCGGATTCAGCTGCGCCGTCGGAATCGGTTGCGCCGTCTGAGGCCAGCGCGGCAGCCAAACCTAGCGCGAACTCCAGTAAGTCGGAGAAGAGCGCAAGTACGCCGAAACCGAAGATCAACCGCAAGAAATTTGGCGCGAACACGGTGGTCATGGAAGGCACCGTGCGGATCATGTCCAACCGAGAACTTATTGACGGCCCGATGAAGAAGGATCTCAATGGGTGGGTGCCGGTTGAGGCCGATCAAATGACGGACCGCTATCCGATCCTGGTTCTCGACAAACCAACCAAGCTGACGGGGTATCAAGCTGACCCTGAGCCACGCACTGAGACTGTGAAGTATGTTTCGCTGGGGCATTCAAGCCCTGAATGGGCCAACCTGAATGTGTGGCAGCGGTATGACGGCAAGCGCGTCGTTGTCGTAGCTAATCAGGATGATTTTGGGTGGCCTTCCGATGTTTCGATGCCGCTCGGCTGGCTGCGGTTCGCTGGGCACGAAACTGCGGATATCGTCGTTCGCTGATCCCACGCTCTGCTGTGCCTACTGTTCGACGTAGGTGCACAGGGCTCGGCCGGGCTTGACGTTGTCCTGTTGTTCTGCGACGACTTTGCCGTTGATGAGGATCGTGCATTTCGCGGCGAGGTGCGCGCCTTGTGGGACATCGAAGCTCACTCGCACGTCGGAGAGGTCGTTGCTTTCACGCTTCACAACAAGCGGTTCGCTGGTTGCGGTGTCGAGTTTCCCGTGTTCGCCGCCGATTGCTGGGCCGAGCTTCCAGTCCATCGAGGTGAGATCAGCCGGATTGGTTGTGCTGGTTTGAGGTTGGGTTCCGGTCTCCACGGCGACGCCGCGGAACTCCACCTCGACCGTTTCGGCGCCGCAACCGGCGAGCCCCACTCCGATCAACGCTGTCGCGAGGCCTGCGCCGAACAACCTAGGTAGGCGACGTGCAGGTTTTGAAGCGTGACGGGTGAACATACGGGCCTTTCCTTCTTCCGCGATCCGCGGTTGGTCCGCGCACGAACCGCGGTTGATGCGCGATGGTGATCGTGCCTATTCTCTCATCTGCTGATCAGCCGCGCGGGAGCGCCACTAATTGGTCGCTTAAACCGGGCATAGTGTACGGTTGATCGGAGTCTGTCTACTCATTTTGGGCAGAGCCGTCCAGTCATGGGCAGGTATCGGGCTATGGCGCAGCTTGGTAGCGCGCTTGTCTGGGGGACAAGAGGTCGTCGGTTCAAATCCGGCTAGCCCGACCACGATAAATACCACTGGCGGGGTTGCAACAGTTGTTGTTGCAACCCCGCCAGTGTTTTGTCTGGCTATGCTAACTAGAACTGGTAGTCGGTTACGTCAGTTGGTAGGAACAGAACGCCGACGACCGTGCCGTCGCGGCTGATCGCGATGCGGGAGGTGAGTTCACCGGCTTCGTGACGCAGTGTCGAGGCGACCACGGCGGTGCCGATGTTTTTGGCAGTGAGTGTGTCAACCGCGTCGGTCTCTGGGTTGCCCTTGATAGGCACGACGGTCTGCTCGGTGATCTCTTGTAGCTCGCCGAGGTCGGTGAGGATCTCCGTCCACACTTGAGAGATGACGCTCCAGGGGAGGTCGTCGCGGACTCCTGGGTCGAGCATGGTGATGGTTTCGTTTTCTTCGCCGCGTGCGATGTGGCGGATGAGTTGGTCTGAAATGTCAGGGAGGTGCGTGGTTGGTTTCGGGGCCATGGTTTCTCCTGTGAATGGATTGCGTACGGTGCCGAACCGTTTGAAAGCGGCTTGCCGTGAGACGTTGAGTGCTTTCCCGATGTCTGCCCATGAGTGTCCCGCGCTGCGGGCTTGGGTTACGGCATCTTCTAGCTGGTGTTCGGCGAGGCTGACTGCCTGCGTGCAGTGGTGGATGTGCGTCAATGGATCCATGCACGTAAGTCAACCTTAGGTTGACGCCTATGTCAACCAAGGGTTGACGAAGGTGTAAAATTGGGGCATGACCAAGAAGAGGCGCTTCGACCTCCCTAAGCCTCTAGCCCTCGTATTCACCATCGCTATCTTTCTTGTGATACCGATTCCGCCTGCGGTGTATTTCGGTGGTGTCGACTGGCTGACTCAGGGACCTCAGGCTGGGTTGAAGGAGTTCCTCGTCACGTATGTTCTGGGTCTCGTGGTGCTGTTCGTGAGCCTTGGTTTTACTGTCTTTCGTGACCGAAAAAAGAAGAGTGGCCAGGCGACACAGGTGGTCGCGGGTGAGTAGACACCGGCAAACTGGCCAACGGCCTGGAATATGGGACATGTTGTGCCGACCACGGTCAGATTGCTTAGCAACCCAGACTGAATCGCAACTGAAAGAGCGGCATGTAAATCTGATACGCCACCGAAGCCAATCCTGTTCCCCCAACGTAGAGAAGCTTCGTTGGTTACGTTCCATGATCGCCTCCTGACGCACATCACTATCAGAACAGCGACCCCGGATGGATTTCCCATCCGGGGTCGCTGTTGCGTTGCAGGCTCCTAAGCTGACATTTGCAGGCTCGATGCATCGATGGCATCGAAATTCCTGCGAAGCCTAGGTGCCCGTTAATTCAGTAGGGCTAAGGCGGCACCTACAGCAAGCACCGTCAAAGCGACGTTAACAACGACGATCGCCAGATTGATCGCAAGTAACTGCTTTTTCTGAGCCACGTGCTTATTCCTGATGATCGCGTAGAGGATCGCACTTGCGATGGCCGGTCCGAGTGGTACGAAGAGCGCGAAAGCCCCAGCCATGATGGTCACGGTAAGTGCGACCGGATACAGCTGCTGTTGAGAGCCACCGTCTGGTCGCTCACGTTTGTTCACCGTGTTCATGATGTTCTGGTCCCCCTCGAAACGACGTGGTTCATTGGGTGAAGCGCCCTGAGTCTCCACTAAACCCAGGGCGTTTCAGGAGTAGTGCCCCATAGAGTGGTGTAACTCGGTGGCCGAGATCGTCTCCGACTTCGTGTCGTTGTCGGATGTAGAGCGGCCACCGCGTGATCCTTCGAGTCAACCTTCCAAAGAATCCTCGAACGGAGTCATCACGATGACCGCACCCCATATTGTCGACCCTGCCGGCCTGCTGGGCCAAGCCCTCGCCGATGCATCACCGGATCTGATGCGCGAGCTGCTGCAGACCATGATCAACGCCCTGCTTTCCGCCGACGCCGACAGCGTGTGCGGGGCCGAATGGAACGCCCGCTCCGAGCAGCGGACGAATCGCCGCAACGGCTACCGCCAGCGCCCGCTGGACACCCGCGTCGGCACGATCGATGTCGCCGTCCCGAAGCTGCGCCAGGGCTCGTATTTCCCGGAGTGGCTGCTCGAGCGCCGCAAGCGGGCCGAGTCCGCCCTGATCACGGTCGTGGCGGACTGCTACCTCGCTGGTGTGTCCACCCGCCGGATGGACAAGCTCGTCAAGACGCTCGGCATCCACGCCCTGTCGAAATCCCAGGTCTCGCGCATGGCCGCCGACCTCGACGAGCAGGTCGCCGCGTTCCGCCACCGACGTCTGGACGAGGCCGGGCCGTTCACGTTCGTCACCGCTGATGCGCTGGCGATCAAGGTCCGCGAGAACAAGCAGGTCGTCAAAGCCTCGGTGCTGCTGGCCACCGGCGTCAACGGTGACGGCCACCGCGAGGTCCTGGGCATGCAAGTCGCCACCAGCGAGACGAAGGCCTCGTGGAACACCTTCTTCGCCGACCTGGTGGCCCGTGGCCTGGGCGGAGTGCGGCTGGTGACCTCCGATGCCCACGCCGGGCTGGTGGAGGCGATCGCGGCACACCTGCCCGGGGCCGCCTGGCAGCGCTGCCGCACCCACTACGCCGCCAACCTCATGGCCGTGTGCCCCAAGTCCATGTGGCCGGCGGTGAAGGCGATGTTGCACAGCGTGTACGACCAGCCCACCGCATCGGCCGTGCACGAGCAGTTCGACCGCCTGCTGGAGTACACCGACAGCAGGCTGCCCGAGGTTGCTGACCACCTCGGCGATGCCCGTGAGGACCTGCTCGCCTTCACCGGGTTCCCCGACGATGTGTGGCGGCAGATCTGGTCCAACAACCCCACCGAACGTCTCAACCGGGAGATCCGCCGCCGCACCGACGTGGTCGGGATCTTCCCGAACCGGGATGCCATCGTTCGCCTCGTCGGCGCCGTCCTGGCCGAGCAGACCGACGAATGGGCCGAAGGCCGCCGCTACCTCGGTCTCGAAGTCCTCAGCCGCTGCCGACTCACCCTGACCACCGACCCCGCCACCAGCTCGCCGACGGAGGTGAGCACCGACGACCTGATGCAACTACCCGCCTGACCACCCACGAAGGATCACCATTCAGTTACACCACTTCCAGGGGCTTGACCGTTTCAGGTAGGGCGTCGGGTGTTGACTAGGCTTTTTGACGGAGGCTCGCTTTTATGAATCTTCCGATCTATCTTTTCACTACTCAACGAGGGATCAACTCTTGAAAATTATGAGGAAACTCTTCTCTGTCTTTGCTGCAACAGCAATGATTGCCGGTGCAGGGTTGGCAGTATCTGCACCTGCTGCAAATGCCGCATCCTGCACCAAGCTGACGGTGGCTTCAAAGGACGGACGTGTTCTGTATCTATGGAAGTGTGGAACCGAACTTCATGGCCAGCTGGTGAATGCATCAACTGGTGACCTTGCATACCTTCGTGCACCAGGCGGACAAACGACCGGTGGCAAGCGAGTTGCGGCAGGAAAGACGAGCGTCAACACCGGGAATGCAAGCGGCAAGTGGGCTGCATGCGTTGCGGTCAAAGATCGCCCTGGCAAAGACTGGTGCACCGCTTACAAGAGCTAAGCTGGAAGAAAGCATTAAAGGAAAGGAGTAGAGAGATCTACTCGTCTATCTTCTGGCGAACCAAGCCTGTCACAGTCGTACTGGAAATCGTTCTAGTGATTGTGGCGGGCTTGGTGCTCGTTCTAACAAGCCCAAGCGGTCTGGATCTGAAGGTGTATCGAGAAGGTGGTCTTGCGCTTCTCCATAACCCCTCGTCGCTTTACGATGCGATTCTGGGACCTGTGGGAGATCCAGGCCTCCCTTTCACGTATCCGCCGTTTGCGGCTCTTATTTTTGTCCCGATAGCGATAATGCCATTTTGGGCAGCTTTTGTGCTGTCGATTTTAGTTTCGATCGTTGCAGTCCTTTATGTCAGCAAAGATCTCTCTGAGCGAATAGTGGCAAAGTGGCCTAAACTTGAGTCGTACGTAACTACGGTTACGGTAAGCTCGCTGTTGCTAGTCTCAGGCCCCTTTCGAGACACCATTTGGTATGGTCAGATCAACATACTGATTTTTGCGGCCTGCTATCTGACCTTTGTCAAATGCAAGTCTCTAGCGCCATTTGTCGTCGTAGTTGGTATTTTTGCTGGCATCAAGCTGACTCCCATTGCCTTTTTGATTCTTCCGTTCGCAATGAAAAAATGGCGCGCGCTTATCATTGGCGTTGCTACATTCTTTGGTACTCAACTTGTGGGGTGGCTAGTTTCCCCGCACAACACCGTTCATTACTGGACCGATGTTCTCCGTGATCCTACGCGCGTGGGCGGGATTGGGTATCTAGACAACGTTTCGATTCAGGCCGTTCTTGAAAGAGCTGGACAGTCTCAAGCGGTGTGGTTTGTTATCGCACTCATTGTCGGGCTTTCATTTGTCGGGCTGCTATGGAGGATTGCTCCGTACACTGATCGTGTTGCAATGCTTGGCATTGCATCCGCATGTCCGGTGCTTGTGTCGCCCGT
Encoded proteins:
- a CDS encoding amino acid permease, coding for MSKTEHAHNDAADNLNRSLHARHMRMIAIGGAIGTGLFLASGATISQAGPGGALLAYALIGFVVLMVMQSLGEMSTHLPVAGSFEVYASRYVSPSFGFATGWNYWFNWAITLAAELVAAGLVMRFWFPDVPGWIWAAVFLALLTTINALSARAFGESEFWFALIKVATVIVFLVLGVLMIIGVIGGPSPGFHNWTTGEAPFVGGPWSTIAVFMVAGFSFQGTELVGVAAGESENPRRDMPRAIRGVFWRIMIFYIAAIAVIGFLLPYTDPNLLAAANNEDITASPFTLVFDRAGIALAAGVMNAVILTAILSAGNSGLYSSTRMLYALAESGRAPKIFTWLSKRRVPVPALLTTAAIGGFAFTTHLMGEGQAYTWLLNISALCGFTVWAGISWSHLRFRRAFIKQGHDLSELPYKAPLYPFGPIIGLSVIFVVIIGQNFEAIQNGNLGAVLSSYIGLPIFLAVWGIHALVTKQGRLIPLDEVDVSGLKPGEYDPRQEAGKE
- a CDS encoding IS256 family transposase encodes the protein MTAPHIVDPAGLLGQALADASPDLMRELLQTMINALLSADADSVCGAEWNARSEQRTNRRNGYRQRPLDTRVGTIDVAVPKLRQGSYFPEWLLERRKRAESALITVVADCYLAGVSTRRMDKLVKTLGIHALSKSQVSRMAADLDEQVAAFRHRRLDEAGPFTFVTADALAIKVRENKQVVKASVLLATGVNGDGHREVLGMQVATSETKASWNTFFADLVARGLGGVRLVTSDAHAGLVEAIAAHLPGAAWQRCRTHYAANLMAVCPKSMWPAVKAMLHSVYDQPTASAVHEQFDRLLEYTDSRLPEVADHLGDAREDLLAFTGFPDDVWRQIWSNNPTERLNREIRRRTDVVGIFPNRDAIVRLVGAVLAEQTDEWAEGRRYLGLEVLSRCRLTLTTDPATSSPTEVSTDDLMQLPA
- a CDS encoding glycosyltransferase 87 family protein, whose translation is MHRLQELSWKKALKERSREIYSSIFWRTKPVTVVLEIVLVIVAGLVLVLTSPSGLDLKVYREGGLALLHNPSSLYDAILGPVGDPGLPFTYPPFAALIFVPIAIMPFWAAFVLSILVSIVAVLYVSKDLSERIVAKWPKLESYVTTVTVSSLLLVSGPFRDTIWYGQINILIFAACYLTFVKCKSLAPFVVVVGIFAGIKLTPIAFLILPFAMKKWRALIIGVATFFGTQLVGWLVSPHNTVHYWTDVLRDPTRVGGIGYLDNVSIQAVLERAGQSQAVWFVIALIVGLSFVGLLWRIAPYTDRVAMLGIASACPVLVSPVSWSHHWVWWPIIALGWITLAQKAPSVVKYTIWVVTTLSTTALFFAPKAISLAFGVFPDEEIVPMWGYIAPTLPVLANMICLYLGFAVRSQVLASEVGIDNFDRELAM